gctcGTGATATCCaacgagatacaaataataataaaatactaaatgaCTACCAATATTCCAATATCCAATATTTATCGGATAATTATCAAAGtctataattatctggataattttGAACCCTGAATATTGAGTGTTAAAACAATGTATGGTCTGAATCTCTAAAAAATTCCTGTAAGACTCAAACATTAACATATCCCCCAAAATTAACCCATTTAAAATACACTACTGACCTCTGAATCTGGGCAGCAAGCAGCTTAGCCTTGTTTGCAATCTCAAACACTTCAGCAGAAGTCTTAGCCTTACGTCTCACCAGACGAAGCTGTTTCTTCTCCTTCTTCATCTCCGACCATTTTGGCTTCTCACCGTTGTTCTGATCTTTGCCAAACTTATTGCTTGCTTCTTTGGCGAAATTACCCTTGCCTTTGCCAAATTTATTGAATTTATCACCTGGCTTTCCTTTTTTGAAATCTTTCTTAGGCCCCTTGAAATCTTTCTTAGGTCCAGTCTTGAAATCTTTCTTAGGTCCAGTCTTGAAATCTTTCTTAAGTCCAGTCTTGAAATCTTTCTTAGGAGAATTCTTCAAGTCTTTCTTCGACGCGTCTTTTAAATTCTTTTTCGCTTCTGCATTTTTTGGTttctttatctttttttcagAAATTTCAGACTTATTTTCCTTCACATCTTCTGTGATCtgtacttttttctttttgggGGAAGGAGTGTCGCCTTCCCcgatttttcttttcgttttctGCATCTGAAATAAgtttgtttattaatattttgaggttaaatattacctataggTTGTGTCTGCGTGTTATTTATTGAACTTACCTCGTATATGTTAAAGTATTCTATATCCCAACAAATTTAGTGTCTTTATTCCCAGAGCTTAGTAATAACAGCAGAACCTGTTAATAAAGACCAATAAAAAGCACAAAATCACATGTGGAAATTATCAAAGATCGTCAATCCGTCAAGAACTTAAGAAGTGttaactgtcaatgtcaaaagtgaaTTAGTGAAGTAGTGAAGTATGCCAAGTATGGAAACAAATAATCGATTACTCGATCGGAGTTGCTTGTCAACCGCCATCTTTGTGATATCGAGTCGtgattaatttttagggttccgtacccaaagggtaaaaacgggaccgtattactaagactccgctgtccgtctgtccgtctgtccgtccgtatgtccgtctgtcagtctgtctgtctgtcaccaggctgtatctcattaaccgttatagctagagagttgaaattttcacagatgatgtatttctgttgccgctataacaacaaatactaaaaaatatggaacccttggtgcgcgagtccgactcgcacttggccgattttttgtttttgctcgttGTTTCAACTAACGTTGATAGCCTATTATGCAGTAAAATAATGTGGAAGTGTGCGGGTAAGTGGCGGGGTGGTGGCGGGTAATaaagaattaatctagatacgagtttatccaccgttctggcgtcaacgccaagtagctccacgtggcccttgtatagtcCTGCTATCGCTTTAAAAGAGCTAataaccgtacactgtcttgtactaagttggtcaagcaaatcttgtcagtaaatggaaacaaaaaaactacactcatccccttcttctaggcgccagcaccagtgcaagacaaagacagcatgactctccgtctacgcccgaaatgagacagtcccttgtcAAACTATAACCGTACAATATTCgtctatattataatatagacgaatattatattattattacgaatATTATATATCCTTATACCTTGACACTGGctaaattgtcccaatggactgaagccatttaagtttaaaaactgaactgaacgtGACTGAACTGATTTCTCGATCGTtcttatattaatttatattatttttatttttatttatttatttatccattCACACCTTGAGATAGATTGGTGGTTAAGAAAAGaagaaaactattttttttctggTTATTATTAGTAGTAAGCAAACCCGATTATTTCTGTTAATATAAATCGATTATTTCTATTTCAAACACCGATTATTATTTAATCGGCTTCATCAGTATTATTTAAGGGTTCCATGAGTGCATGACCTGTAGCCGGCAGCACAGAAGCCCCCTATTCATTGTCaagtttatatttatagatTTAAGCCACTAGATAGCAGACCCTACTATGAGAAATAGAGCCAGTGAagtgtagggggcagcacctgCTTATAACTTATAATAGAAGCGTGAATTGTTTTCACTTTCGATTCGTCACGACTCACGAGAatatggcagaccctccaacacgCACGGACTCTATAGTCAGCTAAGTATATTCaaaacgtagtgattatattctctttgagtATATCGATTCCTCATCCATCGTTGAGGTGTTTGCCTATCTATAGGAAGAATAAAATAACTTATATTTTTCAATGGCACTGTATTTCAGGATCCAAATACCTTCGGATATCGGACACACCGTAAACTTTTTGCGTCCTCTCGTTATAATTTAGAGCTTCACATATTCTGCACATTTGCGAGGACATAGTTCCGAAGTACCCATGCTCATTAACGACTTTAAAATGATTCCTCCAAGTGTGATAAGAAAGCAATTTAGTAGCGTTTTTGCTGATAGCATCAATTTCCAACGCTAAATGTTCGGGCGTCTTAAAATTGTCTATATGTAGAAAAGAATTAGGGGGCAATAGTCTTTCGCAATCTTCTAAGAACGGACCAACGAAGACTGGTATCGCGCCTTTGCCGTAGGCGTGATGAAAACTCTTTTCTGTTAGATATTGTCGGCATTTTGAGTTTTCCATGACTATGTAGAACAAGTATCTTGACAAGATTTTGCAATCGGAGTGGAAATATCCTGGGCACCTGAAAAAAATAGTTACCTAGTTAGGCTATTtactacattttattattgacaaccagaggccctaccgcgaaaaacgaaaatcgaaatttctgtTATACCTATCTATCCTTTCGCCGGTCACTTTCTTCTATCCTGCTTCTGAGGCCCGGCACCCACTATCAGCAAGGCACGGCATGGCTCGGTAGCCTCGGCATGCCTAATAAGGATGTCTTGGCAGTCATCGGGTTGCTTCGGCAGCATAAGGTGTATCTAAAGACGCCTAGGCAGTCGTCGGGATGCTGAAGCAGTCTTCGGGAAGGTACGGCAGTCTTTCGCTGTCAAAGCAACCCGAAGACTACCAAGGCGTCCTTAGGCATACCGAATATGAtaaaactattacttattctgtgccgagGCTACCGAGTTGTGCCGTGTCTTACCAATGGTGGGCGCCGGGCCTAAGGACaggaaaaaatatgtaaaaagaaAAGATGACATTTAATAAATATCGATTCTCGTACCCTTTTCTCTGGTACTCATCCTTCGCACATCCTCCATAAATATCGATTTTCATATGTTTCTTCAGTGTCATCAAGAAACGCATGCGAGCCGCTAAGCAGTTTGAAATCAGAATAGTAGCCAAGACATCCCTTCGTTTGTCCTTCCAAAAAGGGACAAGTTCTTTCAATATCGTATTTGTTGAATTATGGTCGATGTTTTCCAATCTTAAATTGTGAGTCTTCGGATGTAACAGAGGTACAGTACGTCCATAAGGAATTGGTACATCAGAATCTGTTCTAAAAAAAGATTcgtgttatatatatatttgttaaaaacttacttgttaaaacttgttaaaaactgtTAAATCTGGTGAGCAACAGCATGTAACCCTTTTATCTCGCACAAAGAGCCAATGTAATAAGTTCAAGTCTCCTTGACGACTAGTATTCGCAGAAATGGTAGATAATTTACCTGTATGTCATGGACCAATTGAAAATATTAGACAACTCCTTGAAACTGGGAGGCTTTTTTGACAAAGAAAAAGTGTTTCTTGGAGACTCGTCTACCCAAAATATCCATAACTGATGTAGATTACGACTTGCCACTTTAGGTATAAGCCCTTTCTGTATATGTATCACAACAGCATCTGCGGATGAGATATTTGTATCTCCTGAAAATTGGCAGTTGGATACGCTGCATCCGTATAAAGGGTTATTGCTGCAATCAAAGAAATTTAATATAAGTAGGATGTTAAACAACAATAACATTCAATATCGAATGTCTTTTTTTGAAACAGAAGTTAACGATCAGACTAACTAATCGCATGGCATAAGCAATTTACTgaacacctgcaacaccagaggatgGAGTTGCGTTGCCGGCCTGTGCGacgcaggaagtttctggagaaacgcacagttgaggactgccaaacatctaagtggtgaagatggaaatgttttCGCGTAGAGAGgcggaaagaagcggcagggattaatacGAACAATTCCTCAAAGCACTCCCCGTTACACATGCAATAGAAAAGTAAGTCTAATAGTGTAGGATAGCACATAGCACCCACGGTGTATTTCATGTGTCTATGGTCTATTAGTATTGGAtgagactacgcgtcaaaagtatctaccctTCCTCTAAAGCTCTACAAAAAGATAAACAATTAGAGATAGGTACCTGGGTAGGAACCTaggaattaagtaggtatttggtTCTCTTAGATAACTTACTCGTGTTCAATAAATCCACCAATGTGTCTACGCTTTAGCCATTCCCAATGCTCCCATATGAGAACATTAAAGACGCCATGCAAGCTTTTATTCCATGCGATATTATCAAGTTTAATCccatgtttaaataaatatgttccCAAATTAGATGTCGTCCATTCCTGTTGAACAAACAGAGATTGCTTTTGTTTAGaaagtttatatttacatatgtaaGGCAGGCAGACGAtaggtaaatacctactattattttatGGTTTTCATCAGCAGTTTCAACTTATTTAATATCCAAGAAAATTCAAAAGGAAATGCGTGAAAAGAGTATCAAGAGTGATTTGCTCAGCTATAAGTACAGCtgtgattgttgagccatttagggttctagctaaattggacattccatagtgttaagtattgaacaaccaatttagttaggaccctaaatggctcacCAATCGCGGGCCGTGATGGTACATTACCTTTCGTTACTAGACCGTTACCTTTCGAACttcaaaaaagtttttgacgATAATCTGATATTCCTCCGTATTATAATTTGTCACTGGTACTGGTACTAGCTGACTTTTTGTAGTATGTGGCCAACTACGTGCATTTAATACGAACATTACGGTCATAGTTGAAATGAACAGTAAATATTGGGTCAGTGAGGAATTATGAaaaattctaaaactaaaaaccatTATTGTTGTTACATTTGTAGCACTTTggaatttttaaagtaaatcatATAAAAGTTTCACATTTATGTGAGTaaaatgtttagttattaaaCTTAGTAATTCGTAATATTCATAATTTGATGAGTAAATAAAGTTTAGGATACTGAAACACTTCAGTAATGTCAAATTTTGGCTGTCAATTTAATGTTTTCTAGCTGACCCGAGTTCCTAATATTTGGGATTCTGTTTTTAAAAAGAAGGTAGAGGCAGTCTAAGCTGACTTTGCActgacttgaacagaacaacgtaaatgtattggcgcgggcgaaaGGTACGATAACTAAATTatatcattcagatatcattctgatgtctgTGTAAGTACGTTTGAATGGGGAAtggatgaaaatattaaaagtgcCTGATTATCTTTCTGGTGATAGGAATAACCATTTCTAGTCACAGAAAAAAGTTACAGATTTTTCGGGTGCgtcatacattttataaaaataaaaacattttgtttcaCCGCGCGTCCGGGCCTATCCGGCTGTTAAGACATTTTCAAAGTATTAAAAAGTTAAGGCTGCTTGAATCTGTGGTAGgtaatgacattgacagttgaTTGACAGCCTGTCATTTTTCCCGCAGAATTCAAACCCTTTTGTGATCTCATCTGAACTGCTTTCTTTAATTTATGTGCGACTTATTACGACTTATTACTTTGGCCTGAtctcattgcaaatgccatgcagagttaacggacgatatcagcctgtcagttagaacaaacatttgacagttccgaacaaatgacagaccgatatcgtcaggCCAACTGAttgtcagtgggtccctttagcTCGGTCCGATCCGAATCTATCTGCTTTGAAGGCGTCCGCTGGCGCGGGTGAACGGAGCGTGCGCgcgcacgcgggtgccattcTGCCGTGCTAACAACATATGCAGTAATCGCAGTTGAAGCATAACGTTTCAATTGTTTATCTTGTTATCTTTGaataagttctttatttaaacgATGTTTTTCATGCAAGTACTACACATACGATAAGCAGGGCAGCATTGTAGATTGTAGGTAAAacccgtcgcacgcgtccgcgccagatTTGCTCCTACTATTTTCACCCGCTCATTCGCTCCGTGCACCTTGCACCGCGTAAGCTAGACGCCTGAAACTGGACGTTCTGTCTTATGCCATTGCCATTCCATTGAGTATAAGTACATGCTTTCAATATTATAGTTGCGTTTACCTTTCTCGACTCATAGAAGTCTTCGACAATATTTCGATGTTGCACACTGTAATTTATAACTGGCTTCACTAATGGAAGACTTTTAGTAGAACCAATTTCGTCACGAGCATATGAAACTAAAAGTACAGTCACAATTACACACAACAAAAATGATTTACCAAGTTTGGCATTACGAGAAAAACTTTTAAACACCATTGTTACACTTGTattttacttattacttatattttattctttttatagTGAATTggcattgtattttatttgttactatTCCGGACCTTATCTTATCTGAATGGTGCTGATAAAGTGGCAACGTTCTTCGTGATATATCGAACGCACTGATTCAGATAAGGAGCGCTAGGTAAGCGTTTATTGTAGATAGGGTTTAGGTATAAGTAGCCTGTTAATGTATGAATAAATCAGTTTTAAGATTGCCTGAAAAAGGGTCTTATTTCTCCGATCACCATTATGTAAAATGCGTGCATTGATAAAACACGTTTATGAATACTAATTAAGCACACAACCAACGGACCATAACTTCGATACCGTATAATTAATCGTACAATGTGCGTGTAATcagaaaattgaaattgatgCTTGATAtgattttatgcattttttttattttattttcgtgtGAATTATACCTACTCGCAGTTCAGGGGTATTTAAACTTTTAATATACCAATAGCAACGAAAACGTTCTATTGCTCTTCAGATTTTAGAGTTGTTCAACTTTTCGTTAAAAATCTGTTAGAAATATTATTGTAGCTACCGTCGTACAATACATTTCAGCGCATTATTATTCAAGACAGAACCCGCTTAAAATTATGACATAACTTTGTTTCTGATTGTCCCTTGACGTCTTAAGAAATAATCAAATTACTCTTTAGAGTACAATCAAAATGTAGAGGCACCATGTGAATATTCTTACCAAAAcgtgaaaaatattgtaaaacctatactagttagaccaagaaaagtctgcaacgattttgatactaatgatagtataataattataaataataaaagacgtttattcaaaaaCACGTATACACGCACACGTAAACACGcagtacacgcagtgcaagtgttatttatacgtcataatttcatagaagtttgacgttcaaAATAACAATGGcactgcactgcgtgtgctattaatATCGTTGCAGACATATTGGTCTAACTATACTTTGActttcttatttttcaagttcaagtattttttcataaaaaaagcaaattaaaatttaaagatacctatataaaaagCAAAATCCTCAAATAAGGAATTCTGACCAACAATTCCTCTGGAACCAGCTTTCACATGGCGACCCTTCCAGTGTCTATCGGCTttctacttacataattataaggTGTAACATAAATAGTGacgatccgtttaagggcatagtCTGTGTTTTGATTGGTAAAAgtagaagtttttttttgtcacgaatattttttttctatggggcaGATGGCAGATCCAAGTCAGCCAACCCTCCATACAAAGGCCAAAATTTTTCTTCTAATTTTtgctaatcagaacacgatatcGAATATGGCCTTAAACGGATCACAAGATATGTGGTAGGTGTAACAGGgtgtaacctgtacatcgatttgcgatttttctttgatattggggtcgagcggcttccactaCAAGGTTTAAGAAGTCACGTGCTTTATGAAGACAATTGGCCGGTGAATATCCACGACGCAGTTAACTCAGATGAGAATCGAATGTAGATCTACCTACAACCAGAagaaaacatatatt
This genomic interval from Cydia strobilella chromosome 9, ilCydStro3.1, whole genome shotgun sequence contains the following:
- the LOC134744057 gene encoding uncharacterized protein LOC134744057 translates to MTVMFVLNARSWPHTTKSQLVPVPVTNYNTEEYQIIVKNFFEVRKEWTTSNLGTYLFKHGIKLDNIAWNKSLHGVFNVLIWEHWEWLKRRHIGGFIEHDNNPLYGCSVSNCQFSGDTNISSADAVVIHIQKGLIPKVASRNLHQLWIFWVDESPRNTFSLSKKPPSFKELSNIFNWSMTYRF